ACGGCCGCGCCGGCCGCCGCGTCGGGCAGGCCGAGCTGCCATGGCACGCTGCCGATCGGCAGGTGATAGTCGGCGGCCGGCAGGCGCTCGACGTCGAGTTCGTCGCCATACAGGTCGACGTGTTCGCCGAGGCTGCGCGAGAGCAGCGCGCCCATCTGCGCAAACGCGTTCCAGACGAGCCGCCCGCCCTCGCGATGCACGCGCCCGGCCAGCAGCGGGATGGTCCGGCACAGCTGCAGCAGGTCGCCCATGCCCTGCTCGCCCCACACCAGGAGCGTCTTGCCCGCGAGCGGCTCGCCGTGCCAGCGCGGCGCCGGCAGGGTCGGGCGCAGCGCGCGCAGCTCGGTCGAGCCCTGCCAGCGCGCCTCGTGGCCGAGCCAGCCGTCGGCGAAGTTGCCGCGTACCAGCTGGATGATGGCGAGATTGAAGCGGAACGTGGCGTCGTCGGGCGAGAGTTCGAGCGCGCGCCGCGCGCAGTGCTCGGCTTCATCCCAGCGCTGCGCTTCCTTGTAGACGCAGCTCGCGTTGTTGCGCGCGAGCGCGTTGTCGGGCACCAGCGCGAGCGCCTGCGCGGCGGCATCGAGCGCGCGCGCGAGGTCGCCGCGCGCGCGATACGAGACGATCAGATTGATCCAGGCCTGCTCGTCGCGCGGGTTCGCCTCGACGGCCTGCTCGAACAGCGCGAGTTCCTCGGCCGGATCGCCCTTCGAGAGACGGATCGCGATCGCGAGGTTGTTGCGCAGCGACGGCCAGTCGGGGGCGAGCGCCAGCGCGCGCCGGTACGGCCCGATCGCCTCGGCGTGGCGGCCGCTCATCTGCAGCGCGTAACCGCAGTTGAACGCGAGCGCGGGCACGTCGGGCTCGATGCGCCACAGGCAGCTCGCGAGCTCGGCCGCGTCCGCGTGGCGCTGGCGTTCGATCAGACTCGCGGTCAGCCGCGCGAGCGCCGCGTAGTCGAGCGAGTGCAGCCGCGAGGCCGCGTCGAGCCAGGTCGCGCGCGCCTGCTCGCGGCCCGCCGCGCCGGCGGCGGCGGCCTCGCGCAGGAAGTCGAGGAACGGCGGGTAGAGCGGGAAATGCGGGTCGACGGGCGGTGTGAACATGAGCGTCATCGGTCCATGATCGGCGCGGACGGCCAGTCCATGCATCTTACCGCGCGGCGGTGGGGCTCCGGCGAGGCGGCAAGGGCCGGCCACGACCGCGAATACCGGGCGGGCCACGCGGCCCACCGGAGGCGAAGGCACGCAGCGGTCTCGCCATCGCCATCGCCATCGCCATCCGCCATCCGCCATCCGCTTGCCGCTTGCCGCTTGCCGCTTGCCGCTTGCCGCTTGCCGCTTGCCGCTTGCCGCTTGCCGCTTGCCGCCCACGGTCTGCCGCTTCGCACCCGCAATTCAAGCCGCATTCACACCGCCATTCGCGGTCCGCGCACCCTTCATTCACGACACGATCCACGTCCTCATCGACGCCGCGAACACCCGCGGCAACGCCCGCGTGCGGGCTCCCCGACAGTCCGTCCCGGCCATCACGGCCGCAGCGTCGCGCCGATCCGGTAAAATTACGCGCTTTACGCCCATCCAAGCCGCGCGCCGGACTGGCGCCCCGGCCCGAGCCCGCTCGCGCCGGCTTCGCCACCGGAACGCAAAGCGCCTACGAAGGCCCCTCATGCTCACGTTTCAGCAAATCATCCTGACGCTCCAGTCCTACTGGGACAAACAGGGTTGCGCCCTGCTCCAGCCGATCGACATGGAAGTCGGCGCCGGCACCTCGCACGTCCACACGTTCCTGCGCGCGATCGGCCCCGAGCCGTGGCGCGCGGCCTACGTGCAGCCCTCGCGCCGCCCGAAGGACGGCCGCTACGGCGAGAACCCGAACCGCCTGCAGCACTACTACCAGTACCAGGTGGTGATGAAGCCGGCGCCGGAGAACATCCTCGACCTGTATCTCGGCTCGCTCGAGGCGCTCGGCTTCGACCTGAAGCAGAACGACGTGCGCTTCGTCGAGGACGACTGGGAAAACCCGACGCTGGGCGCCTGGGGCCTCGGCTGGGAAGTCTGGTTGAACGGCATGGAGGTGACGCAGTTCACCTACTTCCAGCAGGTGGGGGGCCTCGACTGCAAGCCCGTGCTCGGCGAGATCACCTACGGCATCGAGCGGCTCGCGATGTACCTGCAGAAGGTCGAGAACATCTACGACCTGGTCTGGACGGAGTGGGAGGAACTCGGCCCGAACGGCCTGGAGATGCGGCGCCTGACCTATCGCGACGTCTATCACCAGAACGAGGTCGAGCAGTCGACCTACAACTTCGAGCACGCCAACGTCGACCTGCTGTTCACGTTCTTCAACAGCTACGAATCGGAAGCGAAGCGCATGATCGAGGCGAAGCTCGCGCTGCCCGCCTACGAACTCGTGCTGAAGGCCGGCCACACGTTCAACCTGCTCGACGCGCGCGGCGCGATCTCGGTGACCGAGCGCGCGGCCTACATCGGCCGGATCCGCGCGCTGTCGCGGCTGGTCGCGCAGAGCTACTACGAATCGCGCGAGGCGCTCGGCTTCCCGATGATCGGCAACCCGGTACGCGGCGTGCCGGGCCTCACGACCGACGCGCAGGACGCGGCGCAGCCCGGCTGGGTGCCGCCGCTGAAGGCCGAACGCAAGATCGATCAGGACTGACGAGATTCCCCCCATCATGACGCACATCCAATCCGCTCCGCTGCTGGTCGAACTGCTGACCGAGGAACTGCCGCCGAAGGCGCTCGCGCGCCTCGGCGACGCGTTCGCCGAGGGCATCGCCCAGCGCCTCGCCGCGCGCGACCTGACCGACGGCGCGCCCGTCTTCGAACGCTACGCCACGCCGCGCCGGCTCGCCGTGGTGATCACCAACGTGCGCGCCGTCGCGCCGGACCGCCAGGTCCGCGAGAAGGTGCTGCCGGTGTCGGTCGCGCTCGACGCGGCCGGCCAGCCCACCGCGCCGCTCGCCAAGAAGCTCGCCGCGCTCGGCCACCCGAACCTGACCGTCGCCGATCTCGAACGCGCGCAGGACGGCAAGGCCGAGGCGTTCTTCGTCAACTACCCGGCACCGGGCGCGACGCTCGCCGACGGCCTGCAGGCCGCGCTCGACGAGACGCTCGCGAAGCTGCCGATCCCGAAGGTGATGACCTACCAGCGCCCGGACGGCACCGACGTGCAGTTCGTGCGCCCCGTGAAGCGCCTGACCGTGCTGCACGACACGCGCGTGGTGCCGGTGTCGGCGTTCGGCATCGATGCCGGCGACACCACGCTCGGCCACCGCTTCCTGTCCGACGGGCTGGTCGCGATCGGCTCGGCGAGCGCCTATGCCGACACGCTGCGCGAGAAGGGCCGCGTGATCGCGCACTTCGTCGACCGCAAGGAATCGATCCGCACCGCGCTCGCCGAGCGCGCCGGCGGCGACGCCGTGGTGATGCCCGAGTCGCTGCTCGACGAAGTCAACGCGCTGGTGGAATGGCCGGTGGTCTACGCCTGCAAGTTCGAGGACGAGTTCCTGCAGGTGCCGCAGGAATGCCTGATCCTGACGATGCAGACCAACCAGAAGTATTTCGCGCTGACCGACGCGGCCGGCAGGCTGCGCTCGCGCTTCCTGATCGTCTCGAACATCGAGACGGCCACCCCGGCCGAGATCATCGACGGCAACGAGCGCGTGGTGCGCCCGCGCCTGGCCGACGCGAAGTTCTTCTTCGAGACCGACAAGAAGACCCCGCTCGCCGACCGCGTGCCGCGCCTCGCCAACGTCGTCTATCACAACAAGCTCGGCTCGCAGCTCGCGCGCGTCGAGCGGATCGAATCGCTGGCCGCGCAGATCGCGCCGTCCGTCGGCGCCGACGCCGCGCTCGCGCAGCGCGCCGCGCGGCTCGCGAAGGCCGACCTGCTGACCGACATGGTCGGCGAGTTCCCGGAACTGCAGGGCACCATGGGCACTTACTACGCGCGCCACGACGGCGAGGCGGACGAAGTGGCCGTGGCCTGCACCGAGCACTACCAGCCGCGCTTCTCGGGCGACACGCTGCCGGCCGCGCCGGTCAGCACCGCCGTGGCGCTGGCCGACAAGCTCGAGACGATCGTCGGCATCTGGGGCATCGGCCTCGCGCCGACCGGCGAGAAGGATCCGTTCGCGCTGCGCCGACACGCGCTCGGCGTGCTGCGCCTGCTGGTCGAGAAGCAGCTGCCGCTCGACGTTCGCGGCCTGCTGCGCGCCACCTACGCGAGCTTCGCCGGCATCGCCGGGGTGGCCGAATCGACCGACGCGATCTACGCGTTCTTCCTCGACCGGCTGCGCGGCCTGCTGCGCGAACGTGGCTACGCGACGGGCGAGATCGACGCGGTGCTGGGCCTCGAGCCGACCCGCATCGACGACCTGATCGCGCGCCTCGACGCGGTGCGCGAGTTCACGCGCCTGGCCGAGGCCGAGGCGCTCGCGGCCGCCAACAAGCGGATCTCGAACATCCTCAAGAAGTCGGAAGGCGGCGTGCCGGGCGCAGTCGACGCGGCGCTGCTGGTCGAAGCGGCCGAACAGGCGCTCGCCGCCGAGCTCGCGCAGGTCGCCCCGCGCGTGCAGGCGCAGCTGGCCGCGCGCGACTACACGGGCGCGCTGTCGGCGCTCGCCGCGCTGCGCGCGCCGGTCGACACGTTCTTCAACGACGTGATGGTGAACGCCGAGGATCCGGCGCTGCGCGCCAACCGTCTCGCCCTGCTCGGTGCGCTGCACCAGCAGATGAACTGCGTGGCGGACATCTCGAAGCTCGCCGCCTGAGCGCCCCAACCGCAGTCCAACCCGCCGCCTCGGGCGGCCCACCGCCAGCCAGCGCCAGGAGAGCACGCCATGCCGACGAGTGCCAACCGCAAGCTCGTCGTCCTCGACCGGGACGGCGTCATCAACGTCGATTCGGATGCGTTCATCAAGACGCCCGACGAATGGATCGCGCTGCCCGGCGCCCTCGAGGCGATCGGGCGGCTCAACCACGCGGGCTACCGCGTGGTGGTGGCGACCAACCAGTCGGGCATCGGACGCGGGCTGTTCGACACGGCCGCGCT
The genomic region above belongs to Burkholderia plantarii and contains:
- a CDS encoding tetratricopeptide repeat protein codes for the protein MFTPPVDPHFPLYPPFLDFLREAAAAGAAGREQARATWLDAASRLHSLDYAALARLTASLIERQRHADAAELASCLWRIEPDVPALAFNCGYALQMSGRHAEAIGPYRRALALAPDWPSLRNNLAIAIRLSKGDPAEELALFEQAVEANPRDEQAWINLIVSYRARGDLARALDAAAQALALVPDNALARNNASCVYKEAQRWDEAEHCARRALELSPDDATFRFNLAIIQLVRGNFADGWLGHEARWQGSTELRALRPTLPAPRWHGEPLAGKTLLVWGEQGMGDLLQLCRTIPLLAGRVHREGGRLVWNAFAQMGALLSRSLGEHVDLYGDELDVERLPAADYHLPIGSVPWQLGLPDAAAGAAVPYLRADAAARDAWRARFAAEARPGERLRVGLAWSGSAGHQRNPFRRIGIERYAAAFAGIAGVSFHSLQPGGEAEVAAARALGLPIVDHSAEWRSFDDTAAYLGALDLVITVCTSIAHLSGALGLASWVLLDVNPHWVWQLERRDSPLYPAATLYRQPAFMEWQPVLDAVARDLRALAGTGGAW
- the glyQ gene encoding glycine--tRNA ligase subunit alpha, whose amino-acid sequence is MLTFQQIILTLQSYWDKQGCALLQPIDMEVGAGTSHVHTFLRAIGPEPWRAAYVQPSRRPKDGRYGENPNRLQHYYQYQVVMKPAPENILDLYLGSLEALGFDLKQNDVRFVEDDWENPTLGAWGLGWEVWLNGMEVTQFTYFQQVGGLDCKPVLGEITYGIERLAMYLQKVENIYDLVWTEWEELGPNGLEMRRLTYRDVYHQNEVEQSTYNFEHANVDLLFTFFNSYESEAKRMIEAKLALPAYELVLKAGHTFNLLDARGAISVTERAAYIGRIRALSRLVAQSYYESREALGFPMIGNPVRGVPGLTTDAQDAAQPGWVPPLKAERKIDQD
- the glyS gene encoding glycine--tRNA ligase subunit beta; this translates as MTHIQSAPLLVELLTEELPPKALARLGDAFAEGIAQRLAARDLTDGAPVFERYATPRRLAVVITNVRAVAPDRQVREKVLPVSVALDAAGQPTAPLAKKLAALGHPNLTVADLERAQDGKAEAFFVNYPAPGATLADGLQAALDETLAKLPIPKVMTYQRPDGTDVQFVRPVKRLTVLHDTRVVPVSAFGIDAGDTTLGHRFLSDGLVAIGSASAYADTLREKGRVIAHFVDRKESIRTALAERAGGDAVVMPESLLDEVNALVEWPVVYACKFEDEFLQVPQECLILTMQTNQKYFALTDAAGRLRSRFLIVSNIETATPAEIIDGNERVVRPRLADAKFFFETDKKTPLADRVPRLANVVYHNKLGSQLARVERIESLAAQIAPSVGADAALAQRAARLAKADLLTDMVGEFPELQGTMGTYYARHDGEADEVAVACTEHYQPRFSGDTLPAAPVSTAVALADKLETIVGIWGIGLAPTGEKDPFALRRHALGVLRLLVEKQLPLDVRGLLRATYASFAGIAGVAESTDAIYAFFLDRLRGLLRERGYATGEIDAVLGLEPTRIDDLIARLDAVREFTRLAEAEALAAANKRISNILKKSEGGVPGAVDAALLVEAAEQALAAELAQVAPRVQAQLAARDYTGALSALAALRAPVDTFFNDVMVNAEDPALRANRLALLGALHQQMNCVADISKLAA